The following are encoded together in the Lathyrus oleraceus cultivar Zhongwan6 chromosome 3, CAAS_Psat_ZW6_1.0, whole genome shotgun sequence genome:
- the LOC127127141 gene encoding ribonuclease 3-like protein 2 gives MKMEASVSAVEKIIGYTFQNKKLLEQALTHTSYPEAVSYERLEFVGDAVLGLAISNHLFLAYSSVDPGTVSLLRAANVSTEKLARAAVRNGLHRYVRHNTFSIVDAINEFVEAVDCEDDCVVVKYGGSVKAPKILADIVESIAAAVYVDVGFDLKKLWVIIRGVLEPIVTLQDLEQKPQPVTMLYEICQKNGKKVDIEQQRNGAKSTANVYVDGELVASASSDQKDIARLEAAKAALHKLERLLPATTMIRDCYVGIDGTFEVEAAKQKLYAICGIKKWPKPVYSIVKDEGTPQDKKFVTAVQIATPSATLQMSGDEKSRVKDAENSAASLMIRALQQHKYV, from the exons atgaagatggaagcTTCAGTTTCAGCAGTGGAGAAAATAATCGGTTACACTTTTCAAAACAAGAAGCTTCTAGAACAAGCCCTAACCCATACTTCTTACCCTGAAGCCGTTTCATACGAGCGTCTCGAGTTCGTCGGCGACGCCGTATTAGGTCTCGCGATCAGCAATCACCTCTTCCTCGCTTACTCCTCCGTTGATCCTGGTACAGTCTCCCTCCTCCGTGCCGCTAATGTTAGCACCGAGAAACTCGCTCGCGCTGCCGTGCGTAACGGTCTGCACCGTTATGTACGTCACAATACATTTTCAATTGTTGATGCGATTAACGAGTTTGTTGAAGCGGTTGATTGTGAGGATGActgtgttgttgttaagtatggTGGATCGGTGAAAGCTCCGAAGATTCTTGCTGATATTGTCGAGTCTATTGCTGCTGCTGTTTATGTTGATGTTGGTTTTGATCTTAAAAAATTATGGGTG ATAATAAGAGGTGTTTTGGAGCCGATAGTTACTTTGCAAGATCTGGAACAAAAACCGCAACCGGTGACAATGCTTTACGAGATCTGCCAAAAGAATGGTAAAAAAGTTGACATAGAACAACAGAGAAATGGTGCCAAAAGCACGGCCAATGTCTATGTTGACGGAGAGTTGGTTGCATCCGCTTCCTCAGACCAAAAGGATATTGCAAGGCTTGAAGCTGCCAAGGCTGCCTTGCATAAACTAGAACGCTTACTGCCTGCCACTACCATGATACGTGACTGTTATGTCGGCATTGATGGTACCTTTGAAGTTGAAGCTGCAAAGCAGAAGTTATATGCAATTTGTGGGATAAAAAAGTGGCCTAAACCAGTATACAG CATTGTGAAAGATGAAGGTACTCCTCAAGATAAGAAATTTGTCACTGCTGTACAAATAGCTACTCCATCTGCCACACTCCAAATGTCTGGAGATGAGAAATCTCGGGTGAAGGATGCAGAGAACTCTGCAGCTTCTTTGATGATTCGGGCCTTACAACAACACAAGTATGTGTGA